CACGGTCCCGCTGGTGCCCTACGAGACGACAGAGCTCCGATTCCAGCACGCTGGGCGACTCGAATCCAGGAACGTGACCATCAGCTATGACGCCCCGCGGTCGACGAAAGAAACTCTGGTGGTGACCGTCGATGCGTAGAGCCCAGTTGCCGCTGTCGCTCGTGGAGGTCGCCCTCGGGACAGTGCTGATTCTCGGCGTCGCGCTCGGGTTTGCTCTGGGGACGCCAGCGCCGGACAGGCAGGGACCACAGCTTGATGCGTACGCTTCGGATACGGCGGCGCTCCTCGCTAACGACCCGCCGCGACACGACGGTGCGACGCGACTTCAGGAAGTCGTCGCGAGTCCGGCAGCCTTCGACCGCGAACAGGACGCGCTTTCGAGCCGGGTCGCTCGCATCCTCCCCGACAACATCCTGTTCCGGGTCGAAACACCACACGGGGTAGTCGGAACACCGACCCCACAGGGCGTCAGCACCGGAACCGCAACTGTCCCAACGGGACACGGCAGTGTCAGAATTATCGTGTGGTACGCATGACTCGGCGCGGACAGCTAGTCCTCGTTGCGGCTACGGTCGTGGCTGTCGCTCTCGTCCCGATTCTCTTCGCGTCCCTCCAACTGGGTTACCACGACGACGTTCGGGCGACAGCAGACTACGATGAGGACCCCTCAGCTGACGCGCTTCGGGTCCTTGAGCGAGCCGTCGCGACGGAGAGCGCGTCCATCCCGAATCAGTACGTCTGGGCTGCGAACGATTCGGCAGTGACAGCCGTTCGAACGAGGTTGCGGCCTCGGCTCGACCGCCTCCAAACGTCCCGAATCGATGACGGTGTCTATTACAATATAACCTACAACGGTACTGCGGCACGGCAGTGGAAAGACGCAAACTGCCCGGGTGGGCCGGACCGCCAGTTCGGGGACTGCGTCGCCGACCGTGGCGTCGTCACTCAGGACCGCGTGGGCCGCACGCACGTGCTCGCTATCGGTTTCGATGTAATGACGACGACCGAACGCGGCGAAACCACTGTCACTGTGGTTCTGGAAGCCAGCGGTCGGTCCTCGCGGTGAGCGGCCGGAGCAAAACTACACCTTTCACCGCAAATCAGGAGACAGTCCGTGCTGTGTGTTACTCTGTCTCACCCGGCGTTTCAGTTCGAACTTGCGACAGGATCTGCTCGAACGTCGCTTGCGAGAGGATACCGGAGACACTTTCGACTGACAGCGTATCGATGAGGCCGGCTGGTGGGCCAGTGACTAACAGCGCACTCGCTTCGGGAACAGAGTCGTCGACAGTGAGACCGAAGTCTGCTGTCGCGCGCTCCTTGAAAGAATTGATCGCGTCTTCGGCAATGTTCTCCTGTGCAGTGCGGTATTCGGCCTGTGCCTCGCTCTGTGTGAGATTCCCCGCTTGGAGTTCGGATTGGATCTCCTGTTGTCGTTCCTGCAACTGCGTCTGGTCCGGTTCGACTACGACAGTCACGGTCGCGGAATCCGCGTCCGCACTGTGGCTCTGCGGTCCCGTTCCCGTTTCTGTCCCGTCGCTATCGCCACCCTGCAGGGCGTTACAGCCGGCAAGCGACACTGTCGCGCTCGTTCCGGCGAGTTCCATGAAGCGGCGGCGGGTAGATTTGAATTCCATTACCGACTAGCGCGGGTCCCGAGGGGTAATCTTTCTGATAGCCGGATACGGTGGCTACGTGATCTCCGTCTCGAACTAGCTGGCTTCGAGAGGCGAAAGACAGTGGTGTCCGTGGGCCAATAAGGAATCAATAGCGCGTATGGCGGGATTCGAGTCGGCCGAGATGCTGGACACGCCACAGCAAGACACGATTCCGACGCTTGAGGGCGATGAATCCGGCACAGTCGTCTGGCATCGCGAACACCTGCGGATTCGCGATCAGGCCGCGGTAGCGAGAGCCGCAGCGGCCGAGCACGTCCTTCCGCTGTTCGTGTTCGACCCGGCGTTCTATGGCACGGACGGGCTGGCCTGTGACAGCCGCGTCCGGTTCCTGCATGACTGTCTGACCGACCTCTCGGACCAGTACCACACCGCGACCGGTCGTGGGCTCACCTACGCCCACGGGGACCCCGTGGACGTGCTGGGGCGGTTCCGCGAGGCCGGCTGGGACATCGTAACGATGGCCGTTCCCACAGGGCGCTACGGCCGGCAGCGGGACCGTCGCGTCCGGGAACAGTGTGACGTGACATTCATCGACGGCGACGGGCTGGTTCGCGACAGAGCGGAGACTCGCGACGGGTGGCAGGATGACGTTTCGGCGTGGTTCTCGGCCGACCCATTCGATTGGGACCCAAGCACAGTCACCTCGCGGCGCTTCGACACCGGCGTCGACATCGGCGTGGTTGAGGACCGCTACGATATCACGCCGTCGAAAACCGACGTGCCCCGCGGGGGGACCGGTCCTGCGCGCGAGCGGCTGTCGGCGTTCGCCGAGCGGATCGATGATTACCTGGGGAACATCTCAGCGCCGACGGATGCCCGAGATGGGACCAGCGGGCTCTCGCCGTATCTCGCCTTCGGTTGTCTCTCCGTGCGGCAGGTCATCCAGTATATCAACGAGTACGCACCCGACGGTCGCGGGAAAGAGATGTTCATCTCGCGGCTGTTCTGGAACAAACACTACGAACAGAAACTCGAAGACTGGGCTGGCTGGCTTGAGACGGCTGTGAATCCGGTTTTCGAGGGGTTCAACGCGGAACAGTACGACCCTGACTTGGTGGCCGCTTGGAAGCACGGCCGGACCGGGTTTCCGATGGTCGACGCCTCGATGCGCTGTCTCAAAGCGACGGGCTGGCTCAACTTCCGGATGCGGGCGATGTGTGCCTCGGTGTATTTCCACCTCCTCCAGCAGCCTTGGCGAATCGGCGCGGATTGGTTTTACCACCACCTCATCGACGCTTCGGCAGCGATCAACTACACTCAGTGGCAGTCCCAGTGCGGCCTGATCGGCAAGCCGACGCTCCGGCTGTACAATCCCCGAAAGCAGGCCCGCGATCAGGACCCGGACGGCGAGTTTATCCGTCGATGGGTACCCGAACTTGAGGCGCTCCCCGACGAGTACCTTGCCCGGCCCGAGCAGACACCGCTACACGTTCAGGCGTCCTGTGGTGTCGATATCGGCAAAGACTACCCGCACCCGGTCGTCGACTACGACGGAGCCCGACAGGCGTTTCGCAGGCGTTACGAGGCAGTACGTGCCGATGCGGCCGCTGCCCTGAGCGACCCGGTTATTGCGCGCCGCGCCTCCTTCTCCGGCGGCCGCGAAGCCGCCGCACGTATCGCTGCGGAACACGGGACGGATGCGTCGAACGGCGCGGACGACGGCGGGACCCAGACCAGTCTCGGCTCGTTCAGTGACGAATAGTTCGTCAGGGCTCGACCAATGTTGCCAAACGCCAAAGAGGCTAAGACGGTCGCCCACTCAAATATGTCCAATGACGGAGGGTCCGGACGACACCGTTTTCGAGGACTGCCGGTTCCTTACCGGGTCACCACAGCGGTTCGCGGTGCTGGCCCAACTTCGAGCGAATCCGGCACGGCCCACCGATCTGTGCGATGCGGTGGACGCGACTCGGACCACAATCCAGCGGATACTCGCGGGCTTCTCCGAGCGACAGTGGGTCGTCAAACGGGACGGTGAGTACCGGCTTACGGTGACTGGACAGCGGGTGTTCGACCAGTACACGGCACTGATAAGCGAGGTCGAACGGGCTCGGGCGGTCGGGCCACTGGCCGCCCACCTCGGTACTATCGCGGCGGACATCCCGGCGGCTCTGTTAGACCCTGATTGTCTCACGACGACCTCCGAACAGAACCCACTAGCCGCGATTGATCGGTTCACGGACTGGCTGCACGAGGTCGACGGCGACGTTCGAGCCATCTCGCCCATCGTAACGTCAGTGTTCAACGACGCCGCGGTGGAACTGCTCGAAACGGGGACACATATCGAGTTCATCATCGACCACAGTGTCCTCGAACGGTCCGCGTCAGACTTCTCAGACGCACTGGAGCGAGGCGTCGAACACGAGAACATCGATACCTACGTCCACGATACGCCGCTCGATATCGGCCTCGCACTGGACCGCTCGCGGGTCTGTCTGGCGGCCTACGACGACCGGAACAACGTCCGGGCGATAGCCGAATCCGACGCCACGGGTGTGTATAGCTGGGCTGAGACAGTGTTCGACCGATACAGAGCGCGGTCACAGCCGCTTGAATCGGTCCTGTCGATGCAGGACCACAAGCAGTAATCCAGTCGCTTACTGACAGAGTCCGGCATGGAAGGGCCGAAGGGAGCGCTGGTCGGCGCGCCAGCACTCACTGGAGGGCGGGATGGCGTATCCCCGAACCATGGTATAGCCGGTGAGTGCCTATACTTATTCGCTGTAACTGTTTCGAGGGATAATACATGTTACAGGGGCTGTAACACTTAACGACGGTCATGGCGTTCGACTCCGACGTTCGAGCCCATCCGGCGACAACAACAGACAGTGTTTCTGTACTTTCACCCAGATTGAAATAATTGCCGACAGTATAAGTATGTGGCAATCGTTGACAGAAGTATGTCTCCGCCCGGACGGGAGATCCAGTACACTGAATCGGACGTTATCGAGGTGTTCAAACACCGAAGCGATTATGCGGAGCCACTCACAGCGTCGGAGGTAGCGGATAGACTTGGTTGTTCGCGCCGGACCGCGCTGAACAAACTCCACGACCTCGAATCGGAGACGGATATCACGAGCAAGAAAGTCGGGGGTCGGTCGCGGGTGTGGTGGATTCCGGTCCGAGCAGACTGATATAGAGTGGTGCAGAGTACGTTCGGCGAGGATTGCTCACGGGATCGACACGTCCCGGTACATCGCTACGACTATCGGAAGGAGCCGTCAGGCGGTTCACACTCGGCGTGGAATTGGGCCCGTGTCGCGACACACACTGAGGAGTTGTAGAACAGAGGCTGACGGGATGGTCGGTTGTATCGCCATGCGACGCCTTCAGAACTCCCACTGCTGAGCGCGTTCGCGGGCCTCTGAACGCGCCTGCTGTTTGATGGCCTCTATTTTCTCCGTATCGTCGAGGAACGCCTCGACGGCGCTCTGTTCGGCAGTTCCATCCTCAGCTGCTACGTCGTCGTTCGCTGTCGACAGTCGCTCGTCAGGGGCCGCTCGTCGCGTGCTGTCGGCCAGCGCCGGGTCGCCACCAAGCCGTTCAGCGGGCATCCCGGGCGGGACCCGAAGGTCGGCCGCTTCGTGTACCGATTCCAAGTCGGTAGCGTCGAGCGCATACAGCGAGACGTGGTACGGCCCGGGAATGGCGAGGTCTGCAAGCGCTGGCGGGCCACCGCGGTCCGTCCCGGTGTGGTAGGCCAGCACGGGGACACCGTCGGTAAACGTGATAATGCCCCGTCCCTCGCCGTCGAGCAGGAGCGTCTTCTGGGATTCGAAAACGGCATAACCGGTCAGCTCGCGGTCGAGCACGTCGGCGAGCGTGTCCCGCGGGTCCGTGACGACGCGGGACTTGTCGAGTCGGCCGCGGGGCACCTTCATAGTGACTCGGGGATGACGGCGCTTCGGAACCGGTCGGCGGCGTCGGCGGCTGTCCCGTTCTGGACTGTGAGCGCCTCGGCGGCCTCGCGGTAGGCCGTCGCCGCCTCGCATTCGGGGGCATGGGCAAGCAGCGGCCGGCCGGCACGGCGTGCTTCGCGGGCCCGCTCGCTCTCGGGGACCGACGCCAGCGTGGGTCCGTCGAAGTATCGCTCGGTCTTGTCCGAGACCTGTTCGATGGACTCGGACTCGCGGACCTTGTTGAACAGGAGACCGGCCACGTCCGTGTCGTAGGTCGTCGCGTACTCCTGAACCTTCAGCCCGTCCGAGATGGCGGGAATCGTCGGTTGGAGGACGACGACGATGCGGTCGGCCAGCACGATAGGAAGGACGGCGGTCCGGCTGTCGAGTGCCGGCGGCGAGTCGAGGAGGATGATCTCCGTCTCCTGTGCAAGCGTCGCAACCACGTCCCGGAGCCGGCCCGGGTCGGCGTCCTTGAATCCATCAAGGCTCGTCCCGCAGGGAACGACCGTCAGCCCGAACCGGTCGTACATGGCTGCCTCGACGGGCGCGTCGTCGGCCAGCACGTCGTGCAGCGTCGTCTCGGCGTCGGAGAGACCGGCGTGAAAGAGGAGGTTCGCCATCCCCGTGTCGGCGTCGACCACCGTCACATCGTAGCGGTCGGCGAGCGCCATCCCGAGGGCAACGGTGCTCGTCGTCTTGCCAGTTCCGCCCTTC
The Haloarcula sp. CBA1129 genome window above contains:
- a CDS encoding cryptochrome/deoxyribodipyrimidine photo-lyase family protein encodes the protein MAGFESAEMLDTPQQDTIPTLEGDESGTVVWHREHLRIRDQAAVARAAAAEHVLPLFVFDPAFYGTDGLACDSRVRFLHDCLTDLSDQYHTATGRGLTYAHGDPVDVLGRFREAGWDIVTMAVPTGRYGRQRDRRVREQCDVTFIDGDGLVRDRAETRDGWQDDVSAWFSADPFDWDPSTVTSRRFDTGVDIGVVEDRYDITPSKTDVPRGGTGPARERLSAFAERIDDYLGNISAPTDARDGTSGLSPYLAFGCLSVRQVIQYINEYAPDGRGKEMFISRLFWNKHYEQKLEDWAGWLETAVNPVFEGFNAEQYDPDLVAAWKHGRTGFPMVDASMRCLKATGWLNFRMRAMCASVYFHLLQQPWRIGADWFYHHLIDASAAINYTQWQSQCGLIGKPTLRLYNPRKQARDQDPDGEFIRRWVPELEALPDEYLARPEQTPLHVQASCGVDIGKDYPHPVVDYDGARQAFRRRYEAVRADAAAALSDPVIARRASFSGGREAAARIAAEHGTDASNGADDGGTQTSLGSFSDE
- a CDS encoding winged helix-turn-helix domain-containing protein, whose product is MTEGPDDTVFEDCRFLTGSPQRFAVLAQLRANPARPTDLCDAVDATRTTIQRILAGFSERQWVVKRDGEYRLTVTGQRVFDQYTALISEVERARAVGPLAAHLGTIAADIPAALLDPDCLTTTSEQNPLAAIDRFTDWLHEVDGDVRAISPIVTSVFNDAAVELLETGTHIEFIIDHSVLERSASDFSDALERGVEHENIDTYVHDTPLDIGLALDRSRVCLAAYDDRNNVRAIAESDATGVYSWAETVFDRYRARSQPLESVLSMQDHKQ
- a CDS encoding HTH domain-containing protein, which translates into the protein MSPPGREIQYTESDVIEVFKHRSDYAEPLTASEVADRLGCSRRTALNKLHDLESETDITSKKVGGRSRVWWIPVRAD
- a CDS encoding AAA family ATPase; this translates as MVEVFAVASGKGGTGKTTSTVALGMALADRYDVTVVDADTGMANLLFHAGLSDAETTLHDVLADDAPVEAAMYDRFGLTVVPCGTSLDGFKDADPGRLRDVVATLAQETEIILLDSPPALDSRTAVLPIVLADRIVVVLQPTIPAISDGLKVQEYATTYDTDVAGLLFNKVRESESIEQVSDKTERYFDGPTLASVPESERAREARRAGRPLLAHAPECEAATAYREAAEALTVQNGTAADAADRFRSAVIPESL